Proteins encoded in a region of the Corallococcus caeni genome:
- the selB gene encoding selenocysteine-specific translation elongation factor: MIIGTAGHIDHGKTSLVKALTGTDTDRLPEEKRRGITLELGFAHLRLPDGQVAGVVDVPGHERFVKAMAAGAGGVDLAVLVVAADEGVMPQTREHLDICRLLGVKAGVVALTKADLLDALGEDWRALVEADLAALTAGTFLEAAPVVPVSSRTGAGLPELKAALGRAGGALPRRPSEGPAFLPVDRAFTIKGFGTVVTGTLLSGALAVDDAVALLPRASGARPGPFRVRGVQVHGQPVARVEAGHRAAVNVADVQPEDVHRGMVLTRAGELPETSMLDVELTLLPAAEAPLPKRRKLLLHLGTAQVEATVALLDLDSLAPGETGLAQLRLESPVGALVGQRFILRGSRALPGRGATVAGGRVLSITPPRRRKGAASVVRPLLEADAAGQVAWLLRQAGYAGLTQTELFGRSGLSPKVLARTLELLGAKGQVLLVDRDRRLYVAQDVFEGLRQRSLALLAAFHEREPMRDGLSREELRQRLSAQLDGRLFQRVVQALVDAGGVEAEKDLVRLRGRGRTLTLGDEAARTRLSAELSAAGLAPPTVTELAQKLALPPAKLQELLKVLVASGVGVRVSEELCFDAGALEDLRGRLVTYLKDQKEITTQAFKELVGQSRKFTIPLSEYFDREKVTLRVGDKRVLRRG, encoded by the coding sequence ATGATCATCGGGACGGCGGGGCACATCGACCACGGCAAGACGTCCCTCGTGAAGGCGCTGACGGGCACCGACACCGACCGGCTCCCGGAGGAGAAGCGGCGGGGCATCACCCTGGAGCTGGGCTTCGCCCACCTGCGCCTGCCGGACGGACAGGTGGCGGGCGTGGTGGACGTGCCCGGCCACGAGCGCTTCGTGAAGGCCATGGCCGCGGGCGCGGGCGGCGTGGACCTGGCGGTGCTGGTGGTGGCAGCCGACGAGGGCGTCATGCCCCAGACGCGCGAGCACCTGGACATCTGCCGCCTGCTCGGCGTGAAGGCGGGCGTCGTCGCGCTCACCAAGGCGGACCTGCTGGACGCGCTGGGTGAAGACTGGCGCGCGCTGGTGGAGGCGGACCTCGCCGCGCTCACCGCCGGCACCTTCCTGGAGGCCGCGCCCGTGGTGCCGGTGTCGTCGCGCACGGGCGCGGGGCTGCCGGAGCTGAAGGCCGCGCTCGGCCGCGCGGGCGGCGCGCTGCCACGGCGCCCCTCCGAGGGCCCCGCGTTCCTCCCCGTGGACCGGGCCTTCACCATCAAGGGCTTCGGCACGGTGGTGACGGGCACGCTGTTGTCCGGCGCGCTGGCGGTGGACGACGCGGTGGCGCTGCTGCCGCGGGCCTCCGGCGCGCGGCCGGGCCCCTTTCGCGTCCGGGGCGTGCAGGTGCACGGCCAGCCGGTGGCGCGCGTGGAGGCGGGGCATCGCGCGGCGGTGAACGTGGCGGACGTGCAGCCAGAGGACGTGCACCGGGGCATGGTGCTCACGCGCGCGGGCGAATTGCCGGAGACGTCCATGCTGGACGTGGAGCTGACGCTGCTGCCCGCCGCGGAGGCGCCGCTGCCCAAGCGCCGCAAGCTGCTCTTGCACCTGGGCACCGCGCAGGTGGAGGCCACGGTGGCGCTCCTGGACCTGGACTCGCTCGCGCCCGGGGAGACGGGGCTCGCGCAGCTGCGGCTGGAGTCGCCGGTGGGGGCGCTCGTCGGCCAGCGCTTCATCCTGCGTGGCTCGCGCGCGCTGCCGGGCCGGGGCGCCACGGTGGCCGGGGGGCGCGTGCTCTCCATCACGCCGCCGCGCCGGCGCAAGGGGGCGGCCTCGGTGGTGCGGCCGCTCCTGGAGGCGGACGCGGCCGGACAGGTGGCGTGGCTCCTGCGGCAGGCGGGCTACGCGGGGCTCACGCAGACGGAGCTGTTCGGCCGCTCGGGGCTTTCGCCCAAGGTGCTGGCGCGCACGCTGGAGCTGCTGGGCGCGAAGGGGCAGGTGCTGCTGGTGGACCGCGACCGGCGGCTCTACGTGGCGCAGGACGTGTTCGAGGGCCTGCGTCAGCGCTCGCTCGCGCTGCTCGCCGCGTTCCACGAGCGCGAGCCCATGCGGGACGGCCTGTCGCGCGAGGAGCTCCGTCAGCGGCTCTCCGCCCAACTGGACGGCCGCCTGTTCCAGCGCGTGGTTCAGGCGCTGGTGGACGCGGGCGGCGTGGAGGCGGAGAAGGACCTGGTGCGCCTGCGGGGCCGGGGTCGTACGCTGACGCTGGGCGACGAGGCCGCGCGCACGCGCCTGTCCGCGGAGCTGTCCGCGGCGGGGCTCGCGCCGCCCACGGTCACGGAGCTGGCGCAGAAGCTGGCGCTTCCGCCCGCGAAGCTGCAGGAGCTGTTGAAGGTGCTGGTGGCGTCGGGCGTGGGCGTGCGGGTGAGCGAGGAGCTGTGCTTCGACGCGGGTGCGCTGGAGGACCTGCGCGGCCGGCTGGTGACGTACCTGAAGGACCAGAAGGAGATCACCACGCAGGCCTTCAAGGAGCTGGTGGGCCAGAGCCGCAAGTTCACCATCCCCCTGTCGGAGTACTTCGACCGGGAGAAGGTCACGCTGAGGGTGGGGGACAAACGGGTGCTGCGTCGCGGATGA
- a CDS encoding phosphoribosyltransferase family protein yields the protein MAIKRAAPPKSQDQRNPSPKPVVPSAAQKDGAEKLVSIPNDMVLAPQVEAPRQPTGRDQSRHKSTGVVELSWAEFDRKVQKLARTIRQAWEPQAVVGVAHGGVFVGGALAGALGCEFFPVRISRRSRDKGERTQERGQPQVSEEMPTEIKGRRVLIVDDIASSGDTLELATALAKKVGAKEIRTACLIARPEGFTPDHVGLSTDSLFVFPWDYEPVMGDAHFDDDPDKAGA from the coding sequence GTGGCCATCAAGCGGGCAGCGCCGCCGAAGTCCCAGGACCAGCGCAACCCTTCCCCGAAGCCTGTCGTGCCCTCCGCAGCCCAGAAGGACGGGGCGGAGAAGCTCGTCTCCATTCCCAATGACATGGTGCTGGCGCCCCAGGTGGAGGCCCCGCGCCAACCCACCGGCCGCGACCAGTCCCGGCACAAGTCCACCGGCGTGGTGGAGCTGTCGTGGGCGGAGTTCGACCGCAAGGTGCAGAAGCTGGCGCGCACCATCCGTCAGGCGTGGGAGCCGCAGGCGGTGGTGGGCGTGGCCCACGGCGGCGTGTTCGTGGGCGGGGCGCTCGCGGGCGCGCTCGGCTGCGAGTTCTTCCCCGTGCGCATCAGCCGCCGCAGCCGCGACAAGGGCGAGCGCACCCAGGAGCGCGGCCAGCCGCAGGTGAGCGAGGAGATGCCCACGGAGATCAAGGGCCGCCGCGTGCTCATCGTGGACGACATCGCGTCCAGCGGGGACACGCTGGAGCTGGCCACGGCGCTCGCGAAGAAGGTGGGCGCGAAGGAGATCCGCACCGCGTGCCTGATTGCGCGGCCGGAGGGCTTCACGCCGGACCACGTGGGGCTGTCCACGGACTCGCTCTTCGTCTTCCCGTGGGACTACGAGCCGGTGATGGGCGACGCGCACTTCGACGACGACCCGGACAAGGCCGGGGCCTAG
- a CDS encoding succinate dehydrogenase — MSTQATAEAITDRTPLLKSRLGSFLAVVPLSIWVINHLWDNLSAFYGATAWEKSVTEYANPFAQAFTFIIVMLPLLIHTAWGLVRIFSMKPNNLAYNNYGNLKYIVQRVAGLGVLAFLGAHIWLAFLHPRLVEGHAEPFMDIAREMHYHGPTLMVYLLGTLGTAYHLANGLQTFGMGWGILASDRSMRRFEPVSILIFLLLLAMSWGAIYALYTAGAAYGPAGLDVG; from the coding sequence ATGAGCACCCAAGCCACCGCCGAAGCCATCACCGACCGGACGCCCCTCTTGAAGTCGCGGCTGGGTTCGTTCCTCGCCGTGGTGCCCCTGAGCATCTGGGTCATCAACCATCTGTGGGACAACCTGTCCGCCTTCTACGGCGCGACGGCGTGGGAAAAGTCGGTGACGGAGTACGCGAACCCGTTCGCCCAGGCGTTCACGTTCATCATCGTCATGCTGCCGCTGCTCATCCACACGGCGTGGGGGCTGGTGCGCATCTTCAGCATGAAGCCCAACAACCTCGCCTACAACAACTACGGCAACCTCAAGTACATCGTGCAGCGCGTGGCCGGCCTGGGCGTGCTCGCGTTCCTGGGCGCGCACATCTGGCTGGCGTTCCTGCACCCGCGCCTGGTGGAGGGCCACGCGGAGCCCTTCATGGATATCGCGCGGGAGATGCACTACCACGGCCCCACGCTGATGGTTTACCTGCTGGGCACGCTGGGCACCGCGTACCACCTGGCCAACGGCCTGCAGACCTTCGGCATGGGCTGGGGCATCCTCGCGAGCGACCGCTCCATGCGCCGCTTCGAGCCCGTCTCCATCCTCATCTTCCTCCTCCTGCTGGCCATGTCCTGGGGCGCCATCTACGCCCTCTACACGGCGGGCGCGGCGTACGGCCCGGCGGGCCTGGACGTCGGCTGA
- a CDS encoding single-stranded DNA-binding protein yields MAGGVNKVILIGNLGADPEVRFTPGGQAVANFRIATSESWNDKNGQKQERTEWHRIVVWGKLAELCGEYLKKGRQCFVEGRLQTREWMDKENKKNYTTEVVATSVTFLGGRDAGEGYSGGASNGGGRRQQQGNGGYSQGRDDYGQPPPMGMDDGGGMGGGGHGGAADEDIPF; encoded by the coding sequence ATGGCTGGAGGCGTGAACAAGGTCATTCTCATCGGCAATCTCGGGGCGGACCCCGAGGTGCGCTTCACCCCGGGCGGTCAGGCCGTGGCGAACTTCCGCATCGCGACGAGCGAGAGCTGGAACGACAAGAACGGCCAGAAGCAGGAGCGCACCGAGTGGCACCGCATCGTCGTCTGGGGAAAGCTCGCGGAGCTGTGCGGCGAGTACCTCAAGAAGGGGCGGCAGTGCTTCGTCGAAGGCCGTCTGCAGACGCGCGAGTGGATGGATAAGGAGAACAAGAAGAACTACACCACCGAGGTCGTCGCCACCTCCGTCACCTTCCTCGGCGGCCGTGACGCCGGTGAGGGCTACAGCGGCGGCGCGAGCAATGGCGGTGGGCGCCGGCAGCAGCAGGGCAACGGCGGCTACTCCCAGGGGCGTGACGACTACGGCCAGCCGCCTCCCATGGGCATGGACGACGGTGGCGGCATGGGCGGTGGCGGCCACGGCGGCGCGGCGGACGAAGACATCCCGTTCTGA
- the dacB gene encoding D-alanyl-D-alanine carboxypeptidase/D-alanyl-D-alanine endopeptidase: MQVFRTRPFWAATAIALWLPSATLAASPSADKKAEREALKNALVQVMQRTALKSSRVGVHMQSLDDGTVVFSHNADELLNPASNVKLVTSSAALVALGPEYRYETEFLVEPEMPADGKVKTLYVRGKGDPTITTERLYGITSELLHAGLKEVQDIVVDDSWFDPERTPPGYDQEDSDRAYMAPTGAVSLNWNAVAVYVRSAPGGKAVVDMEPPSDFFVVDSTVTSGPGRARRVSVKSDAFGEKQKIIVKGQVPDERGAVSVWKKIDSPPMYFGGSLKQLLVSRGVKVKGKVKQGLTPSRAKVVHVSQSDTFDIVLKRLNKLSSNFVAETLLKTMGAELRGAPGSFAKGIDVVEEFLERDVGIPRGTYVMKNGSGLNDANRFSTAQVDRLLRHMYERFPLAPEYLSSLGIAGKDGTLKYRFDGTDAVGRLRAKTGTLEGVSALSGYVQSAGGEKFSFSIMVNDYAGRAGPVVAGMDALGAAVAATGSTLGPGNALASLNEGQKPQSGLPDIANRVKTYLELGKQRDQRNIGFLRTAWRSERDPAVRAVLAESLYQSNPHDYLGTRTLLDSYSATDDVYGRLRQVAHALSVGVPGVSSMVELASGGNTEALARVLELCRAADVARDAQAQEELVDGLGEVARTAPEELVATLRAASPAERDATVPLLAQGLVKAGDTTHPFWKSLRKLGSGGTDAQLVAFAKGLDSTLTTKTAEARTSQRAQPVQVVAPASATPNVVPASGVLRPGG, from the coding sequence GTGCAGGTTTTTCGAACCAGACCCTTCTGGGCAGCGACCGCCATTGCCTTGTGGCTTCCTTCCGCCACGTTGGCTGCGTCGCCGTCCGCCGACAAAAAGGCTGAACGCGAGGCGCTGAAGAACGCGCTCGTTCAGGTGATGCAGCGCACCGCGCTCAAGAGCAGCCGCGTCGGCGTGCACATGCAGAGCCTGGACGACGGCACCGTGGTGTTCAGCCACAACGCGGACGAGCTGCTCAACCCCGCCTCCAACGTGAAGCTCGTCACGTCCTCCGCGGCGCTCGTCGCGCTGGGGCCGGAGTACCGCTACGAGACGGAGTTCCTCGTCGAGCCGGAGATGCCGGCCGACGGCAAGGTCAAGACGCTCTACGTGCGCGGCAAGGGTGATCCCACCATCACCACCGAGCGCCTCTACGGCATCACCTCCGAGCTGCTCCACGCGGGCCTCAAGGAGGTGCAGGACATCGTCGTGGACGACTCCTGGTTCGACCCGGAGCGCACGCCGCCCGGCTACGACCAGGAGGACTCCGACCGCGCGTACATGGCGCCCACCGGCGCGGTGAGCCTCAACTGGAACGCCGTGGCCGTCTACGTGCGCTCCGCCCCCGGTGGCAAGGCCGTGGTGGACATGGAGCCGCCCAGCGACTTCTTCGTCGTGGACAGCACCGTCACCAGCGGCCCCGGCCGCGCGCGGCGCGTGTCCGTGAAGTCCGACGCGTTCGGTGAGAAGCAGAAGATCATCGTCAAGGGGCAGGTCCCCGACGAGCGCGGCGCCGTGAGCGTCTGGAAGAAGATCGACAGCCCGCCCATGTACTTCGGCGGGTCGCTCAAGCAGCTGCTCGTGTCGCGCGGCGTGAAGGTGAAGGGCAAGGTGAAGCAGGGCCTGACGCCGTCGCGCGCGAAGGTCGTGCACGTGTCCCAGTCCGACACGTTCGACATCGTCCTCAAGCGCCTCAACAAGCTCTCCAGCAACTTCGTCGCGGAGACGCTGCTCAAGACCATGGGCGCGGAGCTGAGGGGCGCGCCGGGCTCGTTCGCCAAGGGCATCGACGTGGTGGAGGAGTTCCTGGAGCGCGACGTGGGCATCCCGCGCGGCACCTACGTGATGAAGAACGGCAGCGGTCTCAACGACGCCAACCGCTTCTCCACCGCGCAGGTGGACCGGCTCCTGCGCCACATGTACGAGCGCTTCCCGCTGGCCCCGGAGTACCTGTCCTCGCTGGGCATCGCCGGCAAGGACGGCACGCTCAAGTACCGCTTCGACGGCACGGACGCCGTGGGCCGGCTGCGCGCCAAGACGGGCACCCTGGAGGGCGTCTCCGCGCTCAGCGGCTACGTGCAGTCCGCGGGCGGGGAGAAGTTCTCCTTCTCCATCATGGTCAACGACTACGCGGGCCGCGCCGGTCCCGTCGTCGCGGGCATGGACGCGCTGGGCGCCGCTGTCGCCGCCACCGGCTCCACGCTGGGGCCGGGCAACGCGCTGGCCTCCCTCAATGAAGGCCAGAAGCCCCAGTCCGGCCTGCCGGACATCGCCAACCGCGTGAAGACCTACCTGGAGCTGGGCAAGCAGCGGGACCAACGCAACATCGGCTTCCTGCGCACCGCGTGGCGCAGCGAGCGCGACCCCGCCGTGCGCGCCGTGCTGGCGGAGAGCCTCTACCAGTCCAACCCGCACGACTACCTGGGCACGCGCACGCTCCTGGACAGCTACTCCGCCACGGATGACGTCTACGGCCGCCTGCGTCAGGTGGCCCACGCCCTGTCGGTGGGCGTGCCCGGCGTGAGCAGCATGGTGGAGCTGGCGTCCGGCGGGAACACGGAGGCCCTGGCCCGCGTGCTGGAGCTGTGCCGCGCGGCGGACGTCGCCCGTGATGCGCAGGCGCAGGAGGAGCTGGTGGACGGCCTGGGCGAAGTGGCCCGCACGGCCCCCGAGGAGCTGGTGGCCACCCTGCGCGCCGCGAGCCCCGCCGAGCGCGACGCGACCGTGCCGCTGCTGGCCCAGGGCCTGGTGAAGGCCGGTGACACCACGCACCCGTTCTGGAAGTCCCTGCGCAAGCTGGGCTCCGGCGGGACGGATGCGCAGCTCGTCGCCTTCGCCAAGGGGCTGGACTCCACCCTCACCACCAAGACGGCCGAGGCCCGGACCTCCCAGCGCGCCCAGCCCGTCCAGGTGGTCGCGCCCGCGTCCGCCACGCCCAACGTCGTCCCCGCCTCCGGCGTCCTCCGCCCGGGCGGGTAG
- a CDS encoding ATP-binding protein, which translates to MSPKVYSERELRALVEPFTQPMLVVEAEGRVQVANAAYARLLGLPLEQVEGRSFLDFVQPEERSRMGDRFHRLATGAPLDGRPQLYKVLSVHGAPGEVYVQANPLRLEGERFALLLSCMVMSDRPMELMVAERLVDTSAGLVSARSEEGVRRVALAGLEAAGFRARILRWDGTRLVVRDGVSLPADSHLALEALSDGRPVFGGADQAQPTHAYLPVGGPQSEVLWVAGPWVAPRHGSVLTLFAKVVGAALADAHLHADGARSRWEVEAVAEMARFVAQPVPPSPETFLARVAELLQARGVALHVTSEPGQAPRLAAHVGLEEGSVTAGDAARATGVLLASSLREDGGVLSSEAQGRALETLSQGRFGSGTAARLTRGGECVGVVQALRAKERPFDERDARLLATLAELLVTLLEQRRLRAESARQLTESRLLLDLARTTSGVLETASILDVASDFLVHLLDVSNCFILLYDEQAKVLRGAAASAAHRDLFRTVVVPLDSDDLAARVALERKPIAVEDLTSASVSVSAVLIDRLGEKALLGLPLTSREELIGVVLVDDVRGPRPFGPELIELAEATCGQLALSIANARLYESLWASYAELAATRAEMVKRERFAALGELSAIVAHEVRNPLGVIFNAVATLRRIMNPTGDTAMLLDIVAEESDRLNRMVADLLDFTRPRNPVLQPEDLLRVLQDALEAARAQASTERPVNVHVEVEPGLATVPMDRRQIRQALFNVAVNAIQAMPQGGEVWVHARRDTHGGREQLRIDVMDQGPGIPAELLHRVFEPFFTTKAQGTGLGLAVVKRILEEHRGEIAVESAPGRGTTFTFWLPLTQPQSLS; encoded by the coding sequence ATGAGTCCCAAGGTCTACAGCGAGCGGGAGCTGCGCGCCCTGGTGGAGCCCTTCACCCAGCCCATGCTGGTGGTGGAGGCGGAGGGGCGCGTCCAGGTGGCCAACGCCGCGTACGCGCGGCTCTTGGGGCTGCCCCTGGAGCAGGTGGAGGGCCGCTCCTTCCTGGACTTCGTGCAGCCGGAGGAGCGCAGCCGGATGGGGGACCGCTTCCACCGGCTGGCCACGGGCGCGCCGCTGGACGGACGCCCGCAGCTCTACAAGGTGCTCAGCGTCCACGGCGCGCCGGGCGAGGTGTACGTGCAGGCCAACCCCCTGCGGCTGGAGGGGGAGCGCTTCGCCCTGTTGCTCAGCTGCATGGTGATGTCGGACCGGCCCATGGAGCTGATGGTGGCGGAGCGGCTGGTGGACACGTCCGCGGGGCTGGTGTCCGCGCGCTCGGAGGAGGGCGTGCGGCGCGTGGCGCTGGCGGGCCTGGAGGCCGCGGGCTTCCGGGCGCGCATCCTGCGCTGGGACGGCACGCGGCTGGTGGTGCGCGACGGCGTGTCCCTGCCGGCGGATTCGCACCTGGCGCTGGAGGCCCTGTCGGACGGGCGGCCGGTGTTCGGCGGCGCGGACCAGGCGCAGCCCACGCACGCGTATCTGCCGGTGGGCGGACCCCAGTCGGAGGTGCTGTGGGTCGCGGGCCCGTGGGTGGCGCCCCGGCACGGCTCGGTGCTGACGCTGTTCGCGAAGGTGGTGGGCGCGGCGCTCGCGGACGCGCACCTCCATGCGGATGGCGCGCGCAGCCGCTGGGAGGTGGAGGCGGTGGCGGAGATGGCGCGCTTCGTGGCGCAGCCCGTGCCCCCGTCGCCGGAGACGTTCCTCGCGCGCGTGGCGGAGCTGCTCCAGGCGCGCGGGGTGGCGCTGCACGTCACCTCCGAACCGGGACAGGCGCCCCGGCTCGCCGCCCACGTGGGGCTGGAGGAGGGGAGCGTGACGGCGGGGGACGCGGCCCGGGCCACCGGCGTGCTCCTGGCCTCGTCGCTGCGGGAGGACGGAGGGGTGCTGTCGTCGGAGGCGCAGGGCCGCGCGCTGGAGACGCTGTCCCAGGGCCGCTTCGGCAGCGGGACGGCGGCGCGGCTCACCCGCGGCGGTGAGTGCGTGGGCGTGGTGCAGGCGCTGCGCGCGAAGGAGCGCCCCTTCGACGAGCGAGACGCGCGGCTGCTGGCCACGCTCGCGGAGCTGCTGGTGACGCTGTTGGAGCAGCGCCGCCTGCGGGCGGAGTCCGCGCGCCAGCTCACGGAGTCGCGCCTCCTGCTGGACCTGGCGCGCACCACGTCGGGCGTGCTGGAGACGGCGAGCATCCTGGACGTCGCGTCCGACTTCCTGGTGCACCTGCTGGACGTGTCCAACTGCTTCATCCTGCTCTACGACGAACAGGCCAAGGTGCTGCGGGGCGCGGCGGCGTCGGCGGCCCACCGCGACCTGTTCCGCACGGTGGTGGTGCCGCTGGACAGCGACGACCTGGCCGCGCGCGTGGCCCTGGAGCGCAAGCCCATCGCGGTGGAGGACCTGACGTCGGCGAGCGTCTCCGTCAGCGCCGTGCTCATCGACCGGCTGGGAGAGAAGGCCCTGCTGGGCCTGCCGCTCACCTCGCGCGAGGAGCTCATCGGCGTGGTGCTGGTGGACGACGTGCGCGGCCCGCGCCCCTTCGGCCCGGAGCTCATCGAGCTGGCGGAGGCGACGTGCGGCCAACTGGCGCTGTCCATCGCCAACGCGCGCCTCTATGAATCCCTGTGGGCCAGCTACGCGGAGCTGGCCGCCACCCGCGCGGAGATGGTGAAGCGTGAACGCTTCGCCGCGCTGGGCGAGCTGTCCGCCATCGTCGCCCACGAGGTGCGCAACCCCCTGGGCGTCATCTTCAACGCGGTGGCCACGCTCCGGCGCATCATGAATCCCACCGGCGACACCGCGATGTTGCTGGACATCGTCGCGGAGGAGAGCGACCGCCTGAACCGGATGGTGGCCGACCTGCTGGACTTCACCCGCCCGCGCAACCCGGTGCTCCAGCCGGAGGACCTGCTGCGCGTGCTCCAGGACGCCCTGGAGGCCGCGCGGGCCCAGGCCTCCACGGAGCGCCCGGTGAACGTCCACGTGGAGGTGGAGCCCGGCCTCGCCACGGTGCCCATGGACCGGCGGCAGATCCGCCAGGCCCTGTTCAACGTGGCCGTCAACGCCATCCAGGCCATGCCCCAGGGGGGCGAGGTCTGGGTGCACGCGCGCCGGGACACCCACGGCGGCCGCGAGCAGCTGCGCATCGACGTGATGGACCAGGGGCCGGGCATCCCGGCGGAGCTGCTCCACCGCGTCTTCGAACCCTTCTTCACCACCAAGGCCCAGGGCACTGGCCTGGGGCTGGCGGTGGTGAAGCGCATCCTGGAGGAGCACCGCGGTGAAATCGCCGTGGAGAGCGCCCCCGGACGCGGAACCACCTTCACCTTCTGGCTGCCGCTCACGCAGCCCCAGTCCCTCTCATGA
- a CDS encoding Hsp33 family molecular chaperone HslO: MPDELVSGLLKASDLRLVLATTGALSRQARAAHQSMPASAALLSQGLTAAALMGALRKGTDSRINLQLECDGPLRGLFVDGDANGVVRGYVKNTLVEYVGTEGKYHWRPVLGNHGFLSVLRDQGGGEYYRSSVELEHFDLVADLERYFHQSDQVPSHLMMAQLPGVVDGQEDALGTVVGLLVQPLPNGDRDAFKALGTRLKAQFQTAVQAHAQDGALTLLRSLVPEADLEVMSRYPLRFTCSCSRDRVKLALLAMGREELQDLLAKEGQAEATCQFCTTRYVIPGAEIQQMLTEGTA; the protein is encoded by the coding sequence ATGCCCGATGAGCTCGTCAGTGGATTGTTGAAGGCGTCGGACCTGCGCCTCGTCCTCGCCACCACCGGGGCCCTGTCCCGCCAGGCCCGCGCCGCGCACCAGAGCATGCCGGCCTCCGCCGCCCTCCTGTCCCAGGGCCTCACCGCCGCCGCCCTCATGGGCGCGCTCCGCAAGGGCACGGACTCCCGGATCAACCTGCAACTGGAGTGCGACGGCCCCCTGCGCGGCCTCTTCGTGGACGGCGACGCGAACGGCGTCGTGCGCGGCTACGTGAAGAACACCCTGGTGGAGTACGTGGGGACGGAGGGCAAGTACCACTGGCGCCCGGTGCTCGGGAACCACGGCTTCCTGTCCGTGCTGCGCGACCAGGGCGGCGGCGAGTACTACCGCTCGTCCGTGGAGCTGGAGCACTTCGACCTGGTGGCGGACCTGGAGCGCTACTTCCACCAGTCGGATCAGGTCCCCTCGCACCTGATGATGGCGCAGCTGCCCGGCGTGGTGGACGGCCAGGAGGACGCGCTCGGCACCGTGGTGGGCCTGCTCGTGCAGCCCCTGCCCAACGGGGACAGGGACGCCTTCAAGGCGCTGGGCACCCGGCTCAAGGCGCAGTTCCAGACCGCCGTGCAGGCGCACGCGCAGGACGGGGCGCTGACCCTGCTGCGCTCGCTGGTGCCGGAGGCGGACCTGGAGGTCATGTCGCGCTACCCCCTGCGCTTCACCTGTTCGTGCAGCCGCGACCGCGTGAAGCTCGCGCTGCTCGCCATGGGCCGCGAGGAGCTCCAGGACCTGCTGGCGAAGGAAGGCCAGGCGGAGGCCACCTGCCAGTTCTGCACGACGCGCTATGTCATCCCCGGGGCGGAGATCCAGCAGATGCTCACGGAAGGCACCGCCTGA